The following coding sequences are from one Sphingomonadaceae bacterium OTU29LAMAA1 window:
- a CDS encoding YnbE family lipoprotein: MSERITTLGHITGMAAIGLATTMLGGCINVSAPDKPIEINLNISVTQEVVYRLDGEAKSLIQQNPGIF; this comes from the coding sequence ATGTCGGAGCGAATCACGACCTTGGGACATATTACGGGTATGGCCGCGATCGGGCTGGCGACGACGATGTTGGGCGGATGCATCAACGTGTCGGCGCCGGACAAGCCGATCGAGATCAACCTGAACATCAGCGTCACGCAGGAAGTGGTGTATCGTCTCGACGGGGAAGCGAAATCGCTGATCCAGCAGAATCCGGGGATTTTCTAA
- a CDS encoding multidrug efflux SMR transporter, translating into MSWLILAIAVFTEICWALSLKWAATLATWQASSVPIVLSFVNMGLLALAMRGLPAGTAYAVWTGCGAVGVIIGGMFLFGDKVSLVQACFMALTVVGIVGTKMFAQA; encoded by the coding sequence ATGTCGTGGCTCATTCTCGCCATCGCCGTGTTCACCGAAATCTGCTGGGCGCTCAGCCTGAAATGGGCGGCGACGCTCGCGACGTGGCAAGCGTCCAGCGTCCCCATCGTCCTGTCCTTCGTCAACATGGGCTTGCTGGCGCTGGCGATGCGCGGCCTGCCCGCCGGCACCGCCTATGCGGTCTGGACCGGCTGCGGCGCGGTCGGCGTCATCATCGGCGGCATGTTCCTGTTCGGCGACAAGGTCAGCCTCGTCCAGGCCTGCTTCATGGCACTGACCGTGGTCGGGATCGTCGGCACGAAGATGTTCGCGCAGGCCTGA
- a CDS encoding YdbL family protein, whose protein sequence is MQKVMMMFAGAVALAGLSAGAMAQRDPAYAAAREAKQVGEQPDGYLGVVSGGASVQAMVRDINIKRKAAYTASAQASGSTVEQFAFTSGCNLVAKVGQGEMYKTPSGQWKENTGTPELDGRCK, encoded by the coding sequence ATGCAAAAGGTCATGATGATGTTCGCCGGCGCGGTGGCCCTCGCCGGCCTGTCCGCCGGGGCGATGGCGCAGCGCGACCCCGCCTATGCCGCCGCACGCGAGGCGAAGCAGGTCGGCGAACAGCCGGACGGCTATCTCGGCGTGGTGAGCGGCGGCGCGTCGGTGCAGGCGATGGTCCGCGACATCAACATCAAGCGCAAGGCCGCCTACACCGCCAGCGCACAGGCGAGCGGATCGACCGTCGAGCAATTCGCCTTCACCAGCGGGTGCAACCTCGTCGCGAAGGTCGGTCAGGGCGAGATGTACAAGACGCCGTCGGGCCAGTGGAAGGAAAACACCGGCACCCCGGAACTGGATGGCCGCTGCAAGTAA
- a CDS encoding F0F1 ATP synthase subunit C: MDAEAAKMIGAGLAAIGMGLASLGVGNVFAKFLEGALRNPGAADSQQGRLFIGFAGAELLGLLAFVTMIILLFVA; encoded by the coding sequence ATGGACGCAGAAGCCGCAAAGATGATCGGTGCCGGTCTGGCCGCGATCGGCATGGGCCTCGCCTCGCTCGGCGTGGGCAACGTGTTCGCCAAGTTCCTCGAAGGCGCGCTGCGCAATCCGGGCGCCGCGGACAGCCAGCAGGGCCGTCTGTTCATCGGTTTCGCCGGCGCAGAGCTTCTCGGCCTGCTCGCCTTCGTGACGATGATCATCCTGCTCTTCGTCGCCTAA
- a CDS encoding F0F1 ATP synthase subunit A: MAAESGSKIDPMHQFLIEPLFGRHWVVAGYDISFTNSALWMVITLASLWLFMLGGMKRELVPGRWQAAVEGFTGFVSNMLTSNIGPQGKRFVPYVFSLFMFILFANIWGLTPVGVVPGWHPFTITSHLTVTGVLAVISFAIVLIVGFGKHGFHFFSLFVPHGTPALMIPLIFVVELMSFLVRPFSLGLRLFVAMTAGHILLKVLAAFVISGINMGPGYGLLVSLPSFVLMIGITLLELLVAAIQAYVFALLTSVYLNDAVNLH; the protein is encoded by the coding sequence ATGGCGGCAGAATCGGGCAGCAAGATCGATCCGATGCACCAGTTCCTGATCGAACCCTTGTTCGGTCGGCATTGGGTCGTCGCGGGATACGACATCTCGTTCACCAACTCCGCGTTGTGGATGGTGATCACGCTCGCCAGCCTGTGGCTGTTCATGCTGGGCGGGATGAAGCGCGAGCTCGTCCCCGGCCGCTGGCAGGCCGCGGTCGAGGGCTTCACCGGCTTCGTCTCCAACATGCTGACGTCGAATATCGGGCCGCAGGGCAAGCGCTTCGTCCCGTACGTCTTCTCGCTGTTCATGTTCATCCTGTTCGCCAACATCTGGGGCCTGACCCCGGTCGGCGTCGTTCCGGGCTGGCATCCGTTTACGATCACCAGCCACCTGACCGTCACCGGCGTGCTGGCGGTGATCAGCTTCGCGATCGTGCTGATCGTCGGCTTCGGCAAGCACGGCTTCCACTTCTTCAGCCTGTTCGTGCCGCACGGCACCCCGGCGCTGATGATCCCGCTGATCTTCGTCGTCGAGCTGATGAGCTTCCTGGTGCGCCCGTTCTCGCTGGGCCTGCGACTGTTCGTCGCGATGACCGCGGGTCACATCCTGTTGAAGGTGCTGGCGGCGTTCGTCATCAGCGGCATCAACATGGGTCCGGGCTACGGCCTGCTCGTGTCGCTGCCCAGCTTCGTGCTGATGATCGGCATCACGCTACTCGAACTGCTGGTCGCCGCGATCCAGGCCTATGTCTTCGCGCTGCTGACCAGCGTGTACCTGAACGACGCGGTCAACCTGCACTAG
- a CDS encoding DUF3857 domain-containing protein — MTTRRLALLALFGSTSWAAQAADKVVYQPVPGWVKPAPAIDPAKITPDSPVLLLLDNQQRLEGGEVWQYTDTATRIASPEMLGQAGTVTLQWQPAAGDLIVHRAEIIRGAEHIDLLKSGTSFDVLRREQQLEQRTLDGMLTATMAVQGLRVGDVLHVTSSITRKDRVLAGKVQGFQPLPAAPLKIGYARARLLWPAADAVKWKLYLDAPKPVESVSDGYREIAVPLPLAKQPDLPSDIPARFQKLNVLEASSFPDWASVASVMAPLYATDGLIAAGSPLAAELAKIKAASTDPMQRTAAALQLVQEQVRYLFNGMDQGNYKPQSPAQTWELRYGDCKAKTLMLLALLRGLDIEAEPVLANSKLGDLVPERLPTPGAFDHILVKANVAGETLWLDGTDAGARLADLRDTPNFRWVLPVRASGATLTRITMRPHARPDIETAIDLDETAGVGLPAPMTATITLRGRVAQMLQAAQAQASKDDVKTMASRMSDGLVGSATIVDRKLSYDPVTGTAAVAITGVAYPDWTRTDLRFRSVIDKVMGEMKFEPDRTRTTWAALPVSTGDSAYYRAVTRIHLPDGGKGYTLEGDQSFARPMAGATITRAVRNEGGVVTLDDRTVGIGDEVPATEIAANRRAIAAAKNRLLSIVAPADLPSLYTRVAAMKRVGAVTRIAALYDRGIADAPDEAVGYTNRAWFWEQVYDRPKAIADIGRALAITPTIDSYTWRARLFQESGDRDKAVADLVAAQALDSSSDDVVERLAMLRADRGEKDAALELIQERIDAGGKSKAAMIALKAEVLARTGDKDAAIVAIDQAVAASPGNPRLLNSRCWIKGTMNVALDTALKDCTRSIELSDSTVAALDSRALVFFRMNRMEDALADLTAALDIDPDMAASLYMRGVILGRQGKPEAKGDLIAARTIRPRIDDDYKRYGIVP, encoded by the coding sequence ATGACGACGCGGCGGCTGGCGCTTTTGGCGCTATTCGGTTCCACGAGCTGGGCGGCGCAGGCCGCGGACAAGGTCGTCTACCAACCGGTGCCCGGCTGGGTGAAGCCGGCGCCGGCGATCGACCCGGCAAAGATCACGCCCGATTCGCCCGTCCTGCTGCTGCTCGACAACCAGCAGCGGCTGGAGGGGGGCGAGGTGTGGCAATATACCGACACCGCCACGCGCATCGCCTCGCCGGAGATGCTGGGGCAGGCCGGCACGGTGACGCTGCAATGGCAGCCGGCGGCGGGCGACCTGATCGTCCACCGTGCCGAGATCATCCGTGGCGCGGAGCATATCGACCTGCTGAAATCGGGGACGTCGTTCGACGTCCTGCGTCGCGAACAGCAACTGGAGCAGCGCACGCTCGACGGCATGCTGACCGCGACGATGGCGGTACAAGGGCTGCGCGTCGGCGACGTCCTTCATGTCACCTCGTCGATCACCCGCAAGGATCGCGTGCTTGCCGGCAAGGTGCAGGGATTCCAGCCACTGCCTGCCGCGCCGCTCAAGATCGGCTATGCCCGCGCCCGCTTGCTCTGGCCCGCCGCCGATGCGGTGAAGTGGAAGCTGTACCTCGACGCGCCCAAGCCGGTGGAGAGCGTCTCCGACGGCTATCGCGAGATCGCCGTCCCCCTGCCGCTCGCCAAGCAGCCCGATCTGCCGTCCGACATTCCGGCGCGGTTCCAGAAGCTCAACGTGCTGGAGGCGAGCAGCTTTCCCGACTGGGCGAGCGTCGCGAGCGTGATGGCCCCGCTCTACGCCACCGACGGGCTGATTGCGGCGGGCAGCCCGCTCGCCGCCGAACTGGCGAAGATCAAGGCCGCCTCGACCGATCCGATGCAGCGCACCGCGGCGGCACTGCAACTGGTGCAGGAACAGGTCCGCTACCTGTTCAACGGCATGGATCAGGGCAATTACAAGCCGCAGAGCCCGGCGCAGACCTGGGAATTGCGCTACGGTGACTGCAAGGCGAAGACGCTGATGCTGCTCGCGCTGCTGCGCGGGCTGGATATCGAGGCGGAGCCGGTGCTCGCCAACAGCAAGCTGGGCGATCTGGTGCCGGAACGGCTGCCGACGCCGGGTGCGTTCGACCATATCCTCGTCAAGGCGAACGTCGCGGGCGAGACCTTGTGGCTCGACGGCACCGACGCCGGCGCGCGGCTGGCCGACCTGCGCGATACGCCGAACTTCCGCTGGGTGCTGCCGGTGCGTGCCAGCGGCGCGACGCTGACCCGGATCACAATGCGCCCGCATGCGCGTCCGGACATCGAAACGGCGATCGACCTCGACGAGACGGCGGGCGTCGGCCTGCCCGCGCCGATGACCGCGACGATCACGCTGCGTGGTCGCGTCGCGCAGATGCTCCAGGCGGCGCAGGCGCAGGCGAGCAAGGACGACGTCAAGACGATGGCGTCGCGGATGAGCGACGGGCTGGTCGGCTCCGCCACCATCGTCGACCGCAAATTGTCCTACGACCCGGTCACCGGCACCGCCGCGGTCGCGATCACCGGTGTCGCCTACCCCGACTGGACCCGCACTGACCTGCGCTTCCGCAGCGTCATCGACAAGGTGATGGGCGAGATGAAGTTCGAGCCGGATCGCACCCGCACCACCTGGGCCGCGCTGCCGGTATCGACCGGCGACAGCGCCTATTATCGCGCGGTCACCCGCATCCACCTGCCCGACGGCGGCAAGGGCTATACGCTGGAGGGCGACCAGAGCTTCGCACGACCCATGGCGGGGGCGACGATCACCCGCGCGGTGCGCAACGAGGGCGGGGTGGTGACGCTCGACGACCGCACCGTCGGCATCGGCGACGAGGTGCCCGCCACCGAGATCGCCGCCAACCGCCGCGCCATCGCCGCGGCGAAGAACCGCCTGCTCAGCATCGTCGCGCCCGCCGACCTGCCGAGCCTCTACACCCGCGTCGCGGCGATGAAGCGCGTCGGCGCGGTCACGCGGATCGCCGCGCTCTACGATCGCGGCATCGCCGACGCCCCGGACGAGGCGGTCGGCTATACCAACCGCGCGTGGTTCTGGGAGCAGGTGTACGATCGGCCGAAAGCGATCGCCGACATCGGCCGCGCGCTCGCGATCACCCCGACGATCGACAGCTATACCTGGCGTGCGCGGCTGTTCCAGGAGAGCGGCGACCGCGACAAGGCGGTGGCCGATCTGGTCGCCGCGCAGGCGCTCGATTCGTCGTCTGACGATGTCGTCGAACGGCTGGCGATGCTGCGTGCCGACCGCGGCGAAAAGGATGCCGCGCTGGAGCTGATCCAGGAGCGGATCGACGCCGGCGGCAAGAGCAAGGCGGCGATGATCGCGCTCAAGGCGGAGGTGCTGGCGCGCACCGGCGACAAGGATGCGGCGATCGTCGCGATCGATCAGGCGGTGGCGGCGAGCCCCGGCAACCCGCGCCTGCTCAACAGCCGCTGCTGGATCAAGGGCACGATGAACGTCGCGCTCGACACCGCGCTGAAGGATTGCACGCGCTCGATCGAACTGAGCGATTCGACCGTCGCCGCGCTCGACAGCCGGGCGTTGGTGTTCTTCCGGATGAACCGGATGGAGGATGCGCTCGCCGATCTGACCGCGGCGCTCGACATCGATCCGGATATGGCGGCAAGCCTGTACATGCGCGGCGTGATCCTGGGCAGACAGGGCAAGCCGGAGGCGAAGGGCGACCTGATCGCCGCCCGCACCATCCGCCCGCGAATCGACGACGATTACAAGCGCTACGGCATCGTGCCTTAG
- a CDS encoding ATPase, with amino-acid sequence MPQISQIAATYASQIFWLLITFGILYFGIGKMMVPRVIATVDAREGQIAADLAAAEQARLAADKVEEAWRLKMDEARAAALDETSAAKAQATKAAESQVKSADAELAERLAHHDLAVGNAKANAMLNLQSVAAEVAQELVTKVSGLTVGIDAAADAVRRTNAHG; translated from the coding sequence ATGCCTCAGATTTCGCAGATCGCCGCCACCTACGCTTCGCAGATCTTCTGGCTGCTCATTACCTTCGGCATCCTGTATTTCGGGATCGGCAAGATGATGGTGCCCCGGGTCATCGCGACCGTGGACGCGCGTGAAGGCCAGATCGCGGCCGACCTTGCCGCGGCCGAACAGGCCCGTCTCGCCGCCGACAAGGTGGAAGAGGCATGGCGCCTGAAGATGGACGAGGCGCGCGCCGCGGCGCTCGACGAGACCAGCGCCGCCAAGGCTCAGGCGACCAAGGCCGCCGAAAGCCAGGTGAAGTCCGCCGATGCGGAACTCGCCGAGCGGCTGGCGCATCACGATCTCGCCGTTGGCAATGCCAAGGCGAATGCGATGCTCAACCTCCAGTCCGTCGCCGCGGAAGTGGCGCAGGAACTGGTGACCAAGGTGTCGGGCCTGACCGTCGGCATCGATGCCGCCGCCGATGCGGTGCGGAGGACCAACGCTCATGGCTAA
- a CDS encoding YdbH domain-containing protein — protein MAEGVDQSSETPPARLRRASRVALALALVVLVALIGVWLARKPIATRVIDGELRKRGIVAHYGVSDLGFGRQRLTNVVIGDPAAADLVADWLEAETRIGLDGASVVGVRAGHVRLRGRLVDGRLSLGELDKFMPPPSGKPFALPRLHVDVADARMRLETPLGVVGLKMAGRGRLDDGFDGTVAVVSTRLASGGCAVDGVQAALRVTIAKAAPHMVGPVRIANAACAGATITQARADVDAQLTPALDGWRGSARLASGAVRGKGARVAGLRGTVRFDGSAKVTDGTIDLAATSGQTSVARAGTLGIAGRFRIGGEQVFAGTLSAGDASIAPRYLAALAQRGVGTGTPVGPLIQAATRATQVAGQRFDGQATITLRQADGKGQARVTQAAVTAASGARVRLAGGSGIALAWPDARVRVDTTLAMSGGGLPGVTMTLAQARPGAPVRGRAIVAPYAAGGAHLALSPVTFTATPGGATRIATRASLSGPLGDGRVDDLMLPLDLRWNGRGTLIANPACTPLAIRRLAVAGLTLDPVQTRLCPLSGALVTLADGRLSGGARLTATRLAGRLGQTPLTLAASGAQLRLGDRGFVLDGVAARLGSPERVTRIDLGQLTGRIDGGAVAGSFTGGSGQIANVPLLLGAAAGDWSLRGGVVALTAAMTVDDAAPDPRFRTLAARDVAFRLADGTVAATGTLYEPTRDVKVADVRIGHALSSGSGTADIAVPGIAFDERFQPDLLTRLTIGVVADVRGSVTGEGHLAWNAQGVTSTGQFATKDTALAAALGPVSGITTTVRFTDLLALESAPAQVATVRTINPGIAVTDGTITYRLLANQRVQIDSGLWPFAGGTMTLLPTTLDFAEAGARRMTFRVDGVQADQFLGQFDFKNLDATGVFDGELPMIFDIEGGRIENGRLVVRQGGGTLAYVGDLTQKDLGLWGNIAFQALKALRYRNLTIGMNGPLAGEMVTEVRFAGVSQGAGAKSNFIVRRLQKLPFVFNIRIKAPFRGLLDSAQSFYDPRRLIQRNLPALLDRQKVTPPIQPPASGPVP, from the coding sequence ATGGCCGAGGGGGTTGACCAGTCGAGCGAAACGCCCCCCGCCCGCCTGCGCCGCGCGTCGCGGGTCGCGCTGGCACTCGCGCTGGTGGTGCTGGTGGCGCTGATCGGCGTGTGGCTGGCGCGCAAACCGATCGCGACGCGCGTCATCGATGGCGAATTGCGCAAGCGCGGCATCGTCGCGCATTATGGCGTCAGCGACCTCGGCTTCGGGCGGCAACGGCTAACCAACGTCGTCATCGGCGATCCCGCCGCCGCCGATCTGGTCGCCGACTGGCTGGAGGCCGAGACGCGCATCGGCCTCGACGGGGCGAGCGTCGTCGGCGTGCGGGCGGGGCATGTGCGGCTGCGCGGGCGGCTGGTCGACGGGCGGCTGTCGCTCGGCGAACTCGACAAGTTCATGCCGCCGCCGTCGGGCAAGCCGTTCGCGCTGCCCCGGCTGCACGTCGACGTCGCAGACGCGCGGATGCGGCTGGAGACGCCTTTGGGCGTGGTCGGGCTGAAGATGGCGGGGCGCGGCAGGCTCGACGACGGCTTCGACGGGACGGTCGCGGTGGTGAGCACCCGGCTGGCGAGCGGCGGCTGCGCAGTGGACGGCGTGCAGGCGGCGTTGCGTGTCACGATCGCCAAAGCCGCACCGCATATGGTCGGGCCGGTGCGGATCGCGAATGCGGCATGCGCGGGTGCGACGATCACCCAAGCGCGAGCCGACGTGGACGCGCAGCTCACCCCGGCGTTGGACGGATGGCGCGGATCGGCGCGGCTGGCGAGCGGAGCGGTGCGCGGCAAGGGCGCGCGGGTCGCCGGCCTGCGGGGGACGGTTCGCTTCGACGGCAGTGCCAAGGTTACTGATGGCACAATCGACCTTGCCGCTACCAGCGGTCAAACGTCGGTGGCACGTGCCGGAACGCTCGGGATCGCCGGACGCTTCCGGATCGGCGGAGAACAGGTGTTCGCGGGCACGCTCTCCGCTGGTGATGCCAGCATCGCGCCCCGCTACCTAGCCGCACTGGCGCAGCGCGGCGTCGGAACCGGCACGCCCGTTGGCCCGCTGATCCAGGCAGCAACGCGTGCGACGCAGGTTGCCGGACAGCGTTTCGACGGACAGGCCACGATCACGCTCCGGCAAGCCGACGGCAAAGGGCAGGCACGCGTGACGCAGGCTGCCGTCACCGCGGCGAGCGGCGCACGCGTGCGGCTGGCAGGGGGCAGTGGCATCGCGCTAGCCTGGCCCGATGCTCGGGTGCGGGTCGACACGACACTGGCGATGTCGGGCGGCGGCTTGCCCGGCGTCACCATGACGCTGGCGCAGGCAAGGCCCGGCGCGCCGGTGCGCGGGCGGGCGATCGTTGCGCCTTATGCTGCGGGCGGCGCGCACCTTGCGCTGTCACCGGTGACCTTCACCGCGACGCCGGGTGGCGCGACGCGGATCGCGACGCGGGCGTCGCTGTCGGGGCCGCTCGGCGATGGCCGGGTCGACGATCTGATGCTGCCGCTCGACCTGCGCTGGAACGGGCGCGGCACGCTGATCGCCAATCCGGCGTGTACGCCGCTGGCGATCCGGCGTCTGGCCGTGGCGGGGCTGACGCTGGACCCGGTGCAGACGCGGCTGTGTCCGCTGTCCGGCGCACTGGTCACCCTCGCCGATGGGCGGCTGAGCGGTGGCGCGCGGCTGACGGCGACGCGGCTTGCCGGTCGGCTGGGACAGACGCCGCTGACGCTTGCCGCCAGCGGTGCGCAATTGCGCCTGGGCGACCGTGGCTTCGTGCTCGACGGCGTCGCGGCGCGGCTCGGCAGTCCGGAGCGGGTGACGCGGATCGATCTCGGCCAACTGACCGGCCGGATCGATGGCGGCGCGGTGGCGGGCAGCTTCACCGGCGGGTCGGGCCAGATCGCCAACGTGCCGCTGCTGCTCGGTGCCGCGGCAGGGGACTGGTCGCTGCGTGGCGGCGTGGTGGCGCTGACCGCGGCGATGACCGTCGACGATGCCGCACCCGATCCGCGCTTCCGTACGCTCGCCGCACGCGACGTCGCCTTCCGCCTCGCCGACGGTACGGTCGCCGCGACCGGCACGCTGTACGAACCGACCCGCGACGTGAAGGTCGCCGACGTCCGCATCGGCCATGCGCTGTCGTCGGGCAGCGGCACCGCCGATATCGCGGTGCCGGGCATCGCCTTCGACGAGCGGTTCCAGCCCGATCTGCTGACCCGCCTGACCATTGGCGTCGTCGCCGACGTGCGGGGCAGCGTCACCGGCGAAGGGCATCTCGCCTGGAATGCGCAGGGCGTCACCTCCACGGGGCAGTTCGCGACGAAGGATACCGCGCTCGCCGCCGCGCTCGGCCCGGTCAGCGGCATCACCACGACCGTCCGCTTCACCGACCTGCTGGCGCTGGAGAGCGCGCCGGCGCAGGTCGCGACCGTCAGGACGATCAACCCCGGCATCGCCGTGACCGACGGCACGATCACCTACCGATTGCTCGCCAACCAGCGCGTGCAGATCGACAGCGGCCTGTGGCCGTTCGCCGGCGGGACGATGACGCTGCTGCCGACGACGCTCGACTTCGCCGAAGCGGGCGCCCGGCGGATGACGTTCCGGGTCGACGGGGTGCAGGCCGACCAGTTCCTCGGCCAGTTCGATTTCAAGAACCTCGATGCCACCGGGGTGTTCGACGGCGAACTGCCGATGATCTTCGATATCGAGGGCGGGCGGATCGAGAACGGGCGGCTGGTCGTGCGCCAGGGTGGCGGCACGCTCGCCTATGTCGGCGACCTGACGCAGAAGGACCTGGGATTGTGGGGCAATATCGCGTTCCAGGCGCTGAAGGCGCTGCGCTATCGCAACCTGACGATCGGCATGAACGGCCCGCTGGCGGGCGAGATGGTGACCGAGGTGCGCTTCGCCGGCGTGTCGCAAGGCGCGGGCGCGAAGAGCAACTTCATCGTCCGCCGCCTGCAAAAGCTGCCGTTCGTCTTCAACATCCGGATCAAGGCGCCCTTCAGGGGGCTGCTCGATTCGGCGCAATCCTTCTACGACCCGCGTCGTCTGATCCAGCGCAACCTGCCTGCGCTGCTCGACCGGCAAAAGGTCACGCCGCCCATTCAGCCTCCCGCAAGCGGACCCGTGCCATGA
- a CDS encoding AtpZ/AtpI family protein, translating to MRVADDDTGRDFTSADDPRLSALDERLKEARHQEALRTGQGAPNADAGYSLGNRVLAALIGSLVGSALIGWCIDHWFGTTPWALIVMLFLGIAVAFRQIIRIAGERPE from the coding sequence TTGCGCGTGGCGGACGACGATACCGGGCGAGACTTCACCAGCGCGGACGATCCGCGGCTTTCCGCGCTCGACGAGCGGCTGAAGGAAGCCCGGCATCAGGAAGCGTTGCGGACGGGGCAGGGGGCGCCGAACGCCGATGCGGGTTACTCGCTCGGCAATCGCGTGCTCGCCGCCCTGATCGGAAGCCTCGTCGGCAGTGCGCTGATCGGCTGGTGTATTGATCACTGGTTCGGCACCACGCCCTGGGCGCTGATCGTGATGCTGTTCCTCGGAATCGCGGTCGCGTTCAGGCAGATCATTCGGATTGCAGGCGAACGCCCGGAATAA
- the uvrC gene encoding excinuclease ABC subunit UvrC — MSSYGPPDRFNEERATYTVRGSDTPDLEAGIAAIRNVLKTLPTRSGVYRMQDAKGDVLYVGKARSLRQRVANYTQVKGLTKRLQRMIAQTRSMTIVTTNNEAEALLLEAQLIKRYRPAYNVLLRDDKSFPFILLRGDHDFPRVQKHRGARRAVGNYYGPFASAGSVNNTLNALQKLFLLRSCTDSFFKTRDRPCLLYQIKRCSAPCVGRVSKDDYKELVDDCRDFLGGKSTKVQAKLGAQMQVAAENMDFELAALLRDRLKALTFVQGTQAINAEGVGDADVFALACKDGTMGIQAFFIRGGQNWGHRSFFPQHTNEVPEDEVLASFLTQFYEEVPPPKTILLDRELNEGALLGEALGERAGYKVALSVPQRGDRRRMMEQTKRNAIEALERRLAESTTQAKLLREVADLFDLPEPPDRIEVYDNSHIQGTNALGAMVVAGPEGFRKGQYRKFNIKGNEAATDSDVGMMREVFRRRFARAQAEDPDRDGGEWPDLVLIDGGKPQLNAAKAVLEDLGIEDVCMVGVAKGPHHGREGREVFHMLDGREFQLPVNAPVLFYLQRLRDEVHRFAIGAHRDKRSKAIGASPLDEVPGIGPARKKALLMHFGTGRAVRNASLEDLKKAPGVSAGVAQQVYDFYHAR, encoded by the coding sequence ATGTCGTCCTACGGCCCTCCCGATCGATTCAACGAAGAACGCGCCACCTACACCGTCCGCGGGTCCGATACGCCGGATCTGGAGGCGGGGATCGCCGCGATCCGCAACGTGCTGAAGACGCTGCCGACCCGCTCCGGCGTCTATCGCATGCAGGATGCCAAGGGCGACGTCCTGTACGTCGGCAAGGCGCGCTCGCTGCGCCAGCGTGTCGCCAATTACACGCAGGTGAAGGGGCTGACCAAGCGGCTCCAGCGCATGATCGCGCAGACGCGGTCGATGACGATCGTCACCACCAACAACGAGGCGGAGGCGCTGCTGCTCGAGGCGCAGCTCATCAAGCGCTACCGCCCCGCGTACAACGTCCTGCTGCGCGACGATAAGTCGTTTCCGTTCATCCTGCTGCGCGGCGATCATGACTTTCCCCGCGTGCAGAAGCATCGCGGTGCGCGGCGCGCGGTCGGCAATTACTATGGCCCGTTCGCCAGCGCGGGCAGCGTCAACAACACGTTGAACGCGCTCCAGAAGCTCTTCCTGCTGCGCTCGTGCACCGACAGCTTCTTCAAGACGCGGGACCGTCCGTGCCTGCTCTACCAGATCAAGCGCTGCTCCGCCCCGTGCGTCGGCCGGGTGAGCAAGGACGACTATAAGGAACTGGTCGACGATTGCCGCGACTTCCTCGGCGGCAAGTCGACCAAGGTGCAGGCGAAGCTCGGCGCGCAGATGCAGGTGGCGGCGGAGAACATGGACTTCGAATTGGCCGCCTTGCTGCGCGACCGGCTGAAGGCGCTCACCTTCGTCCAGGGCACGCAGGCGATCAACGCGGAGGGGGTCGGCGACGCCGACGTGTTCGCGCTCGCCTGCAAGGACGGGACGATGGGCATTCAGGCGTTCTTCATCCGCGGCGGCCAGAATTGGGGCCATCGCAGCTTCTTCCCCCAGCATACCAACGAGGTGCCGGAGGACGAGGTGCTGGCGAGTTTCCTCACCCAATTCTACGAAGAGGTGCCGCCGCCCAAGACGATCCTGCTCGACCGCGAGTTGAACGAGGGCGCGCTGCTCGGCGAGGCGCTCGGCGAACGCGCGGGGTATAAGGTCGCCCTATCGGTGCCGCAGCGGGGCGATCGCCGCCGCATGATGGAGCAGACCAAGCGCAATGCGATCGAGGCGCTGGAACGGCGGCTGGCGGAAAGCACGACCCAAGCGAAGCTGCTGCGCGAGGTGGCGGACCTGTTCGACCTGCCCGAACCGCCCGACCGGATCGAGGTCTACGACAACAGCCATATCCAGGGGACCAACGCGCTGGGTGCGATGGTCGTCGCCGGGCCGGAGGGCTTCCGCAAGGGCCAGTATCGCAAGTTCAACATCAAGGGGAACGAGGCGGCGACCGACAGCGACGTCGGCATGATGCGCGAGGTGTTCCGCCGGCGCTTCGCGCGCGCGCAGGCCGAGGACCCCGATCGCGACGGCGGCGAATGGCCCGATCTGGTGCTGATCGACGGCGGCAAGCCACAGCTGAATGCAGCGAAGGCGGTGCTGGAGGATCTCGGCATCGAGGACGTGTGCATGGTCGGCGTCGCCAAGGGGCCGCACCACGGCCGCGAGGGGCGCGAGGTGTTCCACATGCTCGACGGGCGGGAATTCCAGCTGCCGGTCAACGCGCCGGTGCTGTTCTACCTCCAGCGGCTGCGCGACGAGGTCCACCGCTTCGCGATCGGCGCGCATCGCGACAAACGGTCGAAGGCGATCGGAGCGAGCCCGCTCGACGAGGTTCCCGGCATCGGCCCGGCGCGCAAGAAGGCGCTGCTGATGCATTTCGGCACGGGTCGCGCGGTGCGCAACGCCAGTCTGGAGGATCTGAAGAAAGCCCCCGGCGTGTCGGCGGGCGTCGCGCAACAGGTGTACGACTTCTACCACGCGCGCTGA